The window CAATAGCAGAGAAAGAGATATTACCTTATAGTCTTTCCAAGAGCAGTAAGTAGCAGCAGACTGGATAGTGATACCTTTCTCCCTCTCCAAGTCCATGGAATCCATCTTGGCGCCGACGCCGTCTCTGCCCCGAACCTCGTGGATCTCGTGGATACGACCAGTGTAGAAAAGCACTCGCTCCGTCGAAGTTGTCTTGCCGGAGTCGATGTGAGCAGAGATCCCGATGCTGCGTAACCGCTCCATGGACTCCTTCCACCATGGCTCCTTGTCCGCCGCCGCCGCCCTCGCTCGAGCAGCGTTGCCCGACGAGAAGTGCCGCAGGTGGAATGCACCGGCAAGGAGGGACGACGCCGGAGACGGAGACGGCGATGGGGATGCCGGGGgcacggaggaggagaagaaggtgtAGAGCAGGCGCGGCGCAGAGGACCTGGCTATCCGTGCCATGATGGTGGTGGAAGAGGTGGCGCAGGGTTTGTCGtttggtttgtggttttgtggggGGCTTACTGGTGCGGAAACCCTGTGGTTCGAAATAGGAAATTATTAGGCAAATGTTCTTAGgattttttgtaataaataaaatagagtaTATACGGTCAAATAAGATTCAGAAAATTTCATATTCGACGTTTTGGTGTAATGAAATTTTTTTACAATCAAAGTTTTTGAACTTTATAAAACAATTAGGTTTCCGTTAATTACTAACAGCCAAAGACTACGTGACCATTAAATTGCTGACTATAATGTTGTTACGTATCGCCAATCAGATTAATAGattctttaaattaaattttttggacAAAACACTGCATTTTTACTTAAATTAAAACAACAACATTTATATTCAGATATACCAATCGCATTTagatttatatcaaaattttttgcaTTGGCATTCACATAAGAACTCTTGTGTTTTGTCATTCATTTCAGAATTTAAGTAGAAAAGCAGCAttttatcccaaaaaaaaaaaataacatcgcTTTTGTCCTTTAATTTGGGAGACTTATTAGTCCGACTGGCGACACGTGGCAACGTTATGGCCACGTCAGCAACTTAACGACCACATCTACTCTTATTGTTAGTAGTCAACGACTTTGACTAACTAGATATCTAAAATGTCTCGTTTATATAAAGTTTGGGGACCttgattataataaaaaaattttgaagactAAATCGTCTTATACGAAATTTTTTGAGACCTATTTGAATATATactcaataaaataaatttaataattacatATTTGTGTACTTTTTTAGAAAATTAGGCAAATGCTCTTatgaaaatacaaaatattatatataaaaaaataaagtattaaattaattattatgtatttatatgtatatagatatatatagtatttaatttatttttaatatattattatatttttatatatattttatatgaatagttaattttttaaatacacaaAGCATGATTAGttaaaataatttctatttttcttttgtatttttatttctgaaaataatttttatttttaactttttatattttaaaaacataatttgtttgtgaaaataataaaaacatgttGGATTAGTCTATGTATAAAATATGTCTCTAATATTGATTTTGGAATATAAAATTATGCtttattgaatttataattttatttattttttataaagttaacaattaatttttataaatttcaaaaataaaataaattactatcataaagtaattaacttaattcataataaaaatagataatttaACCAAATAAACAATATGGTTAAGTATAATTTTGGTCCTTAATATATAGGccggaattttttttttgtctctaatctttttttgcatacaaaatcgtccctaaggttcaAGTTGGTTTTAAATCGTCCTTCGGgctaaaaaatactttttaaagaCGATTTTGTTCTTTATGGTTTCTTTTCCTTCATGTCATTCTCGTGAAATCATTTCGTCTTCCTCAAATAACTCACAATATTTGAGAACACACTTGGTCTTTTAAACATTTGCGTGAAACCCTACAAAAGTGTTCCTGCGAGGATGATCTACGCTAGTGGTTGAAGACATTTTGTTGTTGGGAGTTTGACCGAGGGTGTGGCGTGATGTCGCATTCGTCACTCATCTTCATCACTGCAAATAGCCGTTGTTGAGGTAAGCTTGCTTTCCATGCAATGTGGCTTCACCTCAAATATTTCTTACATTTGGGTGGTTTAAGCTTTACAACAATGTTGCTGCATCTGAattgtttagggtttaatgtAGACTGCATTGACGGTGGATAAAGCTAGGTTTGTGATgatctatttcttttctttcttgtttgttTTAGTAATGTATTATGTTGAATCATAATAGGGTTGTTTGAGTAGAAGACAGTGTATTTACATGAGGGTGCATCATGGGGTGCATTCGGATATGAGAACGGGGTATTTTTAAGTATTTGAAGGGGCAAACTATAATTATCGAAAAAATTGATGGCGATCGGTGCTCTGTGTTGAGGCCTGTGAAGAATTAAGACGGTTTGGATACTTGGAGTCCAACATTGCAGCATTATGGTATAAAGATCCAACTACGGAAAAATAACTTGAAGATGTTAAAAGGTGACTCAGATGTAATTGAGATGTGGGGTTTGGTGATTTGTTTGTGGTCTATGATATTGGGGATGCGGATGGATTTCCGAAAATTGGTTATATTGACGTAGGGGGAGTTATTGGGGCGTTGAAAGTGAGAAACTTAATGGTGCTGTTCTTGAGATAGTTGGTATTTGAAGGAGAGCAAGAAAGGAGTGTGATAGTAAAGGATGATGACCCTGTGACTGAAGCAGTTGATGATGAGGTCGAAATAGAATTTCAGAATGCGGAAAGTGGGGAACATAACGAGGGTGTTTCAGGAGAGTTAGGAGGTGGAGGACAGATTGGAAGAGGGTTGTTTGTCACAAAGAGTGCCTCTTTTGGCTTTATGCACACTGGGTTGGCGGGGAGGAGTCAACATGGCAATTAAGAAGCTTAAATTTGCAACATACTTGCATGCAAACACACAGGATTGGCATAATGAACTCCAAATGGCTAGACAACCAGTTTAAGAAGAAGGTGGAGTCTAATCCAAGAATCAAAATAAAGGAGTTGGTGGCAAaggcatacaaaaaatggaatcTGACTGTGACTAAATCAATGGCAGTAAAAACCAAGCAAAAGGCATTGAGCCAGATTCAGGGCATTTAGAGAGCAGTATAAGAGGATTAACGATTATTGTTTGAACTTCTAAGAGCAAATCCAGGATCATCCGTTTACCTGAAAATGATTCGGTCCCTGGATTTTGCTCAGGAGATCCAGAACCCAATCTTGATGAATTATTGTATATTCCAGAGACTGTATGTATCCtttgatgcatgcaagaaaaTCTTCCAACACTGTAGACCGTTTGTTAGTTTGGACAGATGCTTCTTAAAGACTCCTTAGGGTGGACAATTGTTGACTGCAATTGGAAGAGACCCGAACGATCAGATGCTTCCAATTGCTTATGTAGTGGTTGAAGCTGAGACATATGACTCCTTGATTTGGTTTCTGAGCCATCTTGTTGAGGATTTGGAGTTGGAGAAAATTGGAAAATGCACCTTCATGTCTGATCAGCAGAAGGTAATGATACAGTTTACATTATtgttatgctttaacaaataatGATTGTTTCAAATTAGATACAATGATTTATGGACTAACCAAATGCATGCTCACCTTCATTTCATAAGGTTTGTTACCAGCATTTGAAGAGGTCATACCAGGGGTGACAACAGACTCTGCATGAGGCATCTCTATAGCAATTTCAGAAAGAAATTTCCTAGTTTAGAGCTGAAGAACAGAATGTGGCAGTGTGCAAAGGCAACTCATTGGAGGGATTGGGAGAAGGAAATGAAATCTCTGAGACTTGTAATGATGGGGAATTTTGACATTTAAACGACATTACACACAGGTTTTGGTCGCATTCTAGATTTACATTTCATTCAAAATGTGATATCCTTGTTAATAACATGAGTGAAAGTTTTAATGCTATCATAGTAGAGGCAAGAGAAAAATCTATTGTAACCATGTTAGATGACATTATGGTGTATCTCATGACTAGATAGGTTGCCAATAGAGATAGGATTCAGCTTTACTAGGAAAATATTATGCCAATAATTAGGAATAAATTGGAGAAAGGGGCAAGGTTAGCTAGGGACTGGAGGCCATACTGGTCAGCTACTAATAAATATGAGGTCATGTGTGGATTAGATAAATTTATTGTGGATCTGGCTGCTGCTTAGTGTTCTTGCAGGAAGTGGCAGATGAGTGAAATTTCATGTCCTCATGCCATTAGTTGCATTAACTTCAAAGGACTAGATTTAAAATCCTATGGGGATGATTGCTAAAAGAAAGATGCTTACCATAAGTGCTGCTACCAGAAGGTGATATACCCTCTGAATGGACCGGATTTATAGGAGAGAACCCAATATGATGATGTCATGCCACCTCCTTATAGGAGGCCAAGTCACATACCTGTGAAAAAGAGGAAGCGAGGATCTGGAGATGAGGAGAACAGAAGCCAGAATCACCTATCACAGAGGGGTCAAATTCAAAGATGCTCTAATTGTGGTGATGTAGGGCACAAGAAGGGGGCTGCACAAAATCTAATAAGAGTGTATGTGCCATTATGCTCTAGGGTTTACTTGAGTTTAtgctatgtatatattttattttttggttatgtATTTAATTCTGATTCTTTTTATATAATTGTGATTACCTTCATAGGCCCAAATCTCAACACAACAAGCTGCCAAAGCTCCTAAGAGATGGAGGAAGGCTTCATCCTCACAACTCCCTGGTCAAATAGTTCAAAAAGGGAAGTAGAGGAAGACTTCATCCTCACAACCCAACCCTCCAGCAACTCAACCCAAAAAACTAGCTTCTAAACCCAAGAAATCAGCAGCTCAACCCAAGAATGCAACAACTCAGTCTAATAACCAATTCTAGTCCAATCCTAAAGCACCTTCAGCCCAACCATTGGCCAAGAACAAAAGTACAGTAGCAATAACCTCCTCCAATAAGAAATAGTCACCGAGTCAACTAACTAAGAGAAAGAGACATTTTTCTGTCATACAAACTGGTGCACCATATGTTCTTCTACAGAAGTTCAAGCTAATGGCAAAATTACCTTCTAATAAATGGAAAAATCTTTAGATATTGCTCGTTATGTTTGTTTTGTTATCAATGTGTTACTTAGTTGGAAACAATGTTTTATGCAACATTCCAGATACTGTTACTTGGTTTTAGGTATTTCAACACACTATCTTGAATTGTGTTTTTTGTTTAAGTGGCATGACATCCACTGTAAGCTATGGTTTCAATTTAGACTTGTATAATCCATGGGTTAAATTGTGAAAGTTTTAACTTGTCTTTAATTAAAATTGGCCATTAGGTCATTACTAGATTTACAAATCTCATTCCTACATATTGTTATACTAAGCTTCTGATTTAAGCTtggcaatattattattattattattattattattattattattattattattattattattattattattattattattgttatttaatgaatattttatgaattaaaaaaattatttatttatttttaccaacttacaaattttatttcaattatgttattgttgatttttcaatATACTATTGAGATTCGTTATGCTGttgtttgttatttaaaatttgatgttgaaacTTGTTATGTatgtttaattttgtaatttacaaAACCACAAATCCGATTCCATCCAAACTGCACCTCAAGTAAAATTAGTATTCGAATCAAATGAGTGTTTAACTCAAAACCTATCCAAACTGCACGAACACCCATACCATCGGCGTCATCTCTCCCTCCCCTCTTCTCtctttccttcctcttcttccctATCTTTTCGTTCAGTCTCtgatctctctctctttatttcttttgttttcaatgtgTGGGATGACCGAATgggaatttttttctaattttaatttttttattaataagaatattttagtaattttctttatttcaatttctatatTTATCTTCAACTAAACAGGATACTAACATATAACTCATTCTTTTATACTTTTCACTAAATATAATATAGAGACTTTATCTTTGAGCGAAGAGTGTGCCAATAGTCAGACCATGGATTAAACACCAACTACTTTAAGATAAAAAAACACCAATTATTTGCAACATAAGAGAAAATATTACGATATAAACTCTGTTAAAATCTAAAGTGGTCATTAAAATTGGCAGCTTGCACAAAAAAAAATCACCGAAATTTTAATTACACTATACAAATCTCCAAGATTAAAAAAATTGCACCACGTGGTTTCTATCCCCTCTCTGTCGAGTTACACATCATATCTTGAGTAACTTGACTTAGACAAAATGACGTTACTTTAGTTTTGACGATAAATATTTGTTGAAATGataataatacaatttttttaatcttaaagatatttataatgtatttaaaatctcaaaaacttTTTCGGTGCAAACGAACAATCTCAAAAACTACTTTGGACTTAATCCAAATGCTACATTGCAAACGTTATGGAATCTTGATGTACGAGTAAAATTTCAAAGACCATTTTAAACATTAACCCTTAGATATTAATTAAGCTTTTGGCTATAAGTACATACTTATTTTCAACATATTTAATCTACAAGACACATTATGCAAATAATTgagatattatatattattattgataatatatAATGATATAGGTGATATTATGCCAAGGTCTCAGGCATCTACATATCTATGTGAACCGACAAATGAATATACAACCCTGCTAATGGAACATAGCAAAGTTAAGTTTGACTCATTTAATAAATGAGCTCAAATTTTTAGCTCAAGCTCAGTAGCTCACCGGCTTAAGAGCTTAGCTTATAAAGTAACTAACAAATTGAGCTAAAAATAGCTCACATGCTATTAGGAACAAGGTAAACTACCGAAATTGCACCAAAAACTCATATTGCTATGAAAAATAACCAAACAAGATTTCTATGAATGACAAAGAAGTCTCAAAAGATTTAAAAACGtgacaaaattaacaaaaatatcatattttttttacataaatgaTAAAGGAATTTTGTATTTAGCAAACAACTTgtgcattttattttaaattcaatcattCACAAAAAGCATTGAAAAAATTCCTTgacaaatcaccaaattttaactaTGACAAAGtctcatttttctaataataCTTTCAAAAAATCGCAttgaaatctaatatctaaagtattttatgaaaaaatataactaatatcCGGTTAGTTTTCTCACTTTTTAAATCTTTTGGAGCTTATTTGTTATCTTTCTAGGTTATTTTTATTAGCGGCATAAACTTTCGAGTACCATTCTTGGTAGTTTATTTTTAAGAAAGTATCTCTTCATGCAACAAGGAAACTAAATGAACAAGATATAGCAATAGTTTCAAATAGAACATTTGCTTCATACCATATATAGCTTCCATAAACACCAAAAGGTGATCCATGGACAGAGAGAAGCATCTCACTAGGTTTCGGCAGCCTAAGAATTTTGGGTGTCATCCCAACAGACAAGCGCTGACTACTCACCTGCAAAAGGCAACAAAGCCAAATCAATCACAACTGTTTAAAAAATAGCCTCAGCAATGAATACTAGAGTtcataaagtcatccataaaaaacaGAAGGTAAAAAATAAAGGGAGAAAATTCGGACATTGGGAGTCTGAAGACCTTCTTGACTTGTGAGAGTCTGAGCTTCACATGGCTCCTCAAAAACCTATGTAACAAACATTcaatcaattcatattatcataaTACATTGCAACCactaattagtttttatttgcaAGCTGTTTAAGTTAGTCATAATAGATTTAGCAGCGTATGCAATGAAACTAGTAATAGAGGCAAGTTCTCTTCCATCTGCACATGAAAGGATCCTAAATGAATAGCAACATTTCTCATTCAAATCAATTCGTGGATGCTTCAGCACATGATGGAAATGAGAATGGAAGTGCTATATTAATGCTGCTCCTACACAGCTACCCCAATTTTATGTCGCATCAAGTCCTATGTAAGTGACCCAAACAAGCCAGCTAAGGATGTTACAAAATACAATTAATCAAAGTGCACAAAGAAGATAGAGAACATACAAAGTCCTTAAAATGAAGATTTTCATCACCAAGAAATTATGTTCTCCCTACCAACAAAGAAGTAAACTAACAGGTATCAACTACAATCTATGCCAAAATGTATAAGAACTATAATATCTATAGTAAAATCGTTCAAAATTGAAGGAACTCAAACATTTTAAGGGGCACAGAACAATAGTATGTTTCGTAACATACATTTCCATTTTTTTAATTCAGTTTAGGAAACTTTAATTCAGatatgaaatgagttaaatcgaaagagaaaactaaacacTACCAGTATTGCTAGAGTATTCAAAACCACCAAACTGAGGAACCGAAAAAGGACATTCCGAAGGAAAAGCAATCAAAAGCCTCTAGAACAGAGAAGCGTGCAAATCTCTTCCTACACCACCACAAGTCGTGGACATTCTGCTCCTTTTCTCTTTCCACTTCACATCAAATTTTCCATTACCTTCATCTTTCACAATTGAGGGATTTGGTAAGGTTTCTTCGAAGACCTGCAGTATTGGCTTCCGGAGCTGTTCCTCACTGAAACACGACCGAACCAAACGAAGTTCCATCAACAATCGCTCAATCTCAACATCACGAACCACCTTAATTGCACTGATTTGACGCTCCACTGCCACAAACACACAGGTagagttttaataaaaataaataaatagtgaaaACTTTATGCTGATCAAGaaatttgttatttgattttgctGTACCTTCGATTTCAAGCTCTTTGAATTGAGGTTGCTGCATTTGGGTTTTAAGTTCCTTCAATTGAGTTGATTGTTTGACCATTTTCTTCGCTCTACGCCTTGGAAATTTTGcctttaatatactaaaactaataTAGTAAGAAAAAAGGGCTACAAATCTACAATTATAGTTATCAGAACTGAATCGGCAATCCACCCGGTCTGGTTCAACCGATGGGTCACTGATTCACTCGGTTGACCCggtcataatttaaaaaatataaaattatataaatgaaattaaaattacatattaaaacttaaaatgcaagtctttacaataataataataataataataataataataataataataataataataataataataataataataataatcaaatgtTAATTTTTAGACAACTAATGATGCAAAAAGAGATAATAAACTAGTTTCTAGTACAAAATACtttctttatttaaataaacaagAGTAAGCAAAAGATAACATAATCGATAATCAAGTCCAAGTGATCTTAAAATCGACATCTATATCTTCATAGGACAAATTTGGAGCTTGATCAACATTTTCCTCACTTTGATTTGCATCTATATATTCCATAAGAAACACTGCATTATGATGTTATGCAGAACATCTGAAATAgagaaagaagagtttgaagagagaggTACAAGAAACTAGTGAACTGAATTAACTTCATCTTATTCTTCCATCAATGAATCAATTCTACACACCTCTTAGAGGGATGCAAGAGCTTTATTTATAACAgagttgaaaaagagaaaaagatcaGACATCAGAATAACAAACCCTAACTAACTGTACCAAACTGATTTTGTTATTGACTAACTCTCTTATCTCTTATCCTTTAATATACAGCAACAAAAGATTTAGCAACACAACAAGAAGGTTcagtaacaaattcaactcaaGTCGGTTATCCAGTAACAAATTCTACTTCTAGCAACAATCACATTTATGATAggttcaacatcaaattcaacttaACAACAAATTCTACTTCTAGAGTTCTAGCAACAAATTCAGCTATGATAACTATGATAACTTTCAGGCAGCAACAAAAACATAAACTATGATATAACAAATTTCAGTAACACATTCAACTTTCAGCAACAAATTATTTTGGCAACAAAATCAAAGTGCAGTGATGCAGCAACAGAATTGAAATAGAAAGAACAGGGGGAACTCACCAAATCGGGTTGCATGAAGGAATCTGACGGCGAAGGAGAAGCTGATGGCGAAGAAGAAGTTGACGGCAAGGCTCAAAGCAAGAAGACGACAACGAAGACCAGCCCACCGGGACCTGTTGCCTCTGTTACCGGCGATGAAGAGCGTAGGGAAGGGAGAGATCGAGGCCAGATGTGAGATAGAGACCGTGAGTAGCAAGAAGatgaccaccaccaccaccacccgagGGACCAGATGCGGTTCCATTTGCTTCTGCCGCCAGCGAAGCGAGCGCAGGGGCATGGGACCGTGACAACGACCAAGGTGAGTGGACGAGGTGAGAGACTGAGAGAGCGACGAGGTGAGGCCGTGAGAGACTGAGAGTGACGACTGTCGAGGTGAGGGGAGAGACGAGAGAGGGACTATTGAGTACTGAGTTCTGACTGTCGAGCTAGAGACGGAGAGAGCACATAGATTCAAGAGTCTTAGATTTGGCATTTGGACATAGAGTTTCATCGAAAGGGGAAGGGGAGGAGGGGGTTATGAAACGACGCCATTTCAGgtattaagaagaaaaaaaaataaaaacgacCTGGACCGGGTTAAATTAATCATCTGGGTCATCGGGTTTCATGAAAACCCGTCGGGTCGAACCAGGTTTGTTGCACAATCGGTACAATGAGTGGCTCGATCTAGTCAGGTGACCGGGTGATCGGGTTTTCAGTCAAATCGGCCGAGTCGAGCCGGGTTTGATAACTATGTCTACAATAGACtataaataaagacacaaatatccTACATAATATAATTTGCAACATTCATATACAGGTCTCCAACATTCATTAAAAGTTTTCATCTATCGTCATTTTAATCTACATTATTATTAATAGACAAAAAATTACAGCAGATGGATAGCTTTTTGTCATCTCCCAAAGCAATCACTCAATATTTTCTCacaacatttttttattattttttctccatCTTTTGTTATATGTCCATTCCCTTTGTAGCATTTAGTAACATGATACATATATAGAGATATCTTTTAGTCATCACAATATATTTTTAGATGTCCTTTATATCAATGTATATCTcaactttctttcttccttctttctttctctttttatttctttcttttttttgcttaACTCATTTTCTTCCTTAACATCTTTTGATTgtaaactattaattttttttaatccaaaatgGGATGAAAGTGATCCCAGAGACTGTGTTTCTTCAACTTCTCAACTTTTTCAATGAATAATAATATTCTGTGTGATCTGATATATTTCTATTAACAAATTAAcatagataataataaaagacAAGAATATGGTTGGTTTAACAAGCAGTCATCAATTGCATAGCCATAAAAGAGTCTCATTACATGAATAAAAGACAAATTGAGAATTGTAAACAATCATATGCAAGACACTTATTACATTGTATTTAATGAAGATAGATAAGTGAACCTAAATGGTAAGCAAAACCGAAGCAAACTAAGGCCTTCATTCTTTCATTTGtctttaattaaattcaaatgaCAAGCAAAGTAAGGCCCTAGAATGttaactagttcattcttttataAAGCAGCAAGGTTTAATCATACACAAGCAAATTAAGCCTCTATTTGGGAAGAACacatcacaaatattaaaaagCTCTCACTGAATTGAATAAAGTTTAATCGCACAGTATTTTCATCTCATAACGAGGCAACCCAGAACTAAtctaataaaaaagatagatgAACAAAGAAACTTAAAAATTGAACTAATCCATATTCTTAACTAATCAAGTCATCAAtattcaataatcaattaatcaaaagTCAAGAGATgcacagaaaagtagaagaagaaacaCGCCATCAATGTCCATTCCATTAAGCAAATTCTAGTGCCAAAGTTCTATCATTCCAGAAAATGACACAAAACAATCATACAAAATacaatagtttaaaaataaataaattcaattcacagaggaagaggaagagaaaaaatatttagataaaataaaacaagagACATAAATTTAGGTTCTAAAATGAGAAATGACAACaaatagaagatgaagaaggagaaCACATACCTAATTTTTTGAAGGAAGGAGACGTTCGTTGTAGTGCTGGCAGCACAGTTTGCAGGCAGCGGCGGAGGCTGTTAATGGATAAAACAGCGGTGGTGTGCGTAGAGAAAGCAAAAGGTTGGAGAGAGATTACAGAATAGAGAGCACAA is drawn from Arachis hypogaea cultivar Tifrunner chromosome 12, arahy.Tifrunner.gnm2.J5K5, whole genome shotgun sequence and contains these coding sequences:
- the LOC140177168 gene encoding uncharacterized protein, encoding MVKQSTQLKELKTQMQQPQFKELEIEVERQISAIKVVRDVEIERLLMELRLVRSCFSEEQLRKPILQVFEETLPNPSIVKDEGNGKFDVKWKEKRSRMSTTCGGVFEEPCEAQTLTSQEGLQTPNVSSQRLSVGMTPKILRLPKPSEMLLSVHGSPFGVYGSYIWYEANVLFETIAISCSFSFLVA